The nucleotide sequence CTCACCATACTAAACTGTTCAAAGTCCGCGTGAACCTGATTGATAAATACATTCTGATCCTGGGAGTCGAGCGACAAGTTCGGCGGGCCGTGGTGGCCCGTGGGACTTGACGGCGCCGAAGCGTTGTTGCTGTAGCTAAGAGGGCTTTcctgaataaattatttgaaaaattttagttgATGCACAGTGTATCAAAACTTGTCGCTTCTTTTCATTTTAAGAGGCATACCGAACAGGCATCACAcacaaatgctaaaataaCACGGCCATAAATATTGAAAGGTCTCTGTAGGATGGCCTTAGTATGTAAACTTGTCAATCTTGACACAAGCATAGGTACGGTAACTCAATATTTGTACAGAATTATTCGTTCAAACAATGAATATTTCTACAGCTACACATAAGTAATATCTGACGAGAAGGTCTTTTCAATCTAACCAAAACTACTTCCGTGCAAACAAGTACGCCTCATCATGTTCATccaaaataacaaatttttatcctaGACCCAAAAATAATTCACGATATCTCACCTGATAGGTAATACTAGGCGAAGATTGTGGCGAAGGTCGGTTCACCATCTGCGTCGTTCGGTAATTCAGCGAGTTGAACGGGCCTTGCGTGTTCTGCGGATGCACTTGTGCTTGCGACGCATTCTGCAACACAAGAATTACGCAATGAAAAATCCGTTTCGTGAAAAATATCGAATAGTCAATAAAAACGATTAATGAAAATCTTACTGGACTCTGAGGTGCCACAGGACTGTGCGGTTGCTGGTAGACGTAGTGTCCAGGACTGTGCGCCACAGGGTGCTGCTGCGGTATACCTGGCGACGTCGTCCCCGTAACGTTCTGCTGCTGCGGTGAGTAGCCTGCCACCCTGAGGTCCTGTTGGGACGCACTCGTGTTGTTCTCCTGCGTGAGACCCTGCTTGAATGGAAAATTTGCACATCATTCTTCTCGCTCTTTGGCGCGGATTACAGTTAACGAGATCGTGGGCTGGTTCGGACACTGTCAGGATACGCGTTCTCCTTACCGTTACAGGTCTCTACACGAGTTCTTGGTGGACATGAGTttgcgtgtatacgtatatgcgTGACTGTGTATAAGTGTGTGGGAACATACCGTGGCTATGTGAACATCCAACTTGCTCTGTTTGGTAAGCCGTGGACtttgcaaaaatatatatatatatacatatatgtacatGTACAGTCAGAAGAGCGTAAGGCTGTGGCGTTTCGTTCGTATATAGCAAGTGAACAgtacgcgagagagaatcAATCTTAAGAGCTGGATTTTGAAAGTTGAATTGCAAGTTTTATGATTGATTTTCTCTCCTTGAAGGAAGTAGCCATGATGTGATTGTCGAGATAacttaaaaattaatgactTGAAGATTGCTTTTGCATGGCTGCGTTAAAGTAGCGATGAAAGGGTTAGTAAGTCGGCGCTCGTAAATCTGTTGCTGAAAAGCGTTCGGttggttaaaaaaaaatcacagtaACATCTACTAACCTTACAGGAATGTAGAAACCTATGGTTAACAGGCACCGATAAATGATTctgcaaaataataaaaaacttctACAACCAAGgcaaaataaaacaagataagctgaaataaaaatcataaaaggtcgcacaaaaataaaaatattaaaacgtaatgctataaataaaaaataaattaaaaacttaagCTGGTAAAAATGGTCTCCTAAAGATAGAATAGAGATTAAAAAACATCCAGTCGCAACAAGACAACAAGTAATGACAAAATTGACAGAAAAGTACATAATGCCGTGAAAATAGGTAGTTGCATCAAGACGTTAAAAAGTACAGCTTCGACAGATGACAGAGTGTTTCAAGACGGTTACTTAGTTGCGGCATAGGAAAAACACACGAGCACACATACAGATAGACATACATAAAATAGGCTAGACAGTGCGCTATGATGCAAATAAATATACACTTGAAGACGCGAAGGGATATAAACTAGCAGCGCGTCTCATCACTCTAAAGGACTCCTGCTGTCGTTCTCTCGTCTAGCATCGGATGGCACGTAACTCATTACTATCTGTTTATCTGTTGCATGCAACTACGTCTATTGCTTTTCGAGACTACTGGACACTTCCTGAGATTTCGGAGCATTATCACAGTGACATATACAAAATCAAATCGTAGATCATATATATCCACTATAAAGGTCGAACAAACAGTAATATATACGCGGTGTACACGTGTATATAATCATATCATAGTATATATGTCATAGCAGGACAGTTTCTGCAGGAGGTCCGAGTGGCGGAGAAAAGCACCGCAGAGAAGCTATATGATATGCAATACTGTATATATACTGTTATAGGCTTGTCGCAAGGATATTTACTTGGGCGCTTGCGGCTTGCACCAAGCTGGTTGGCGACAGGGTGGTGGGACTCGTTTGAGGACTCTGATGGCTCGTTTGAGGACTCTGCAATAGACGACAGCATACGTCGTTTATGATTACCCTCGTAACTTCTTTcctgcgttttttttttctagtctTTCATAAGGACCTCGGAAACTACTCGCGCATCAGAAGCTTCATTACAAAAAGATCGACGCGCTCGCACGAGACTCAAGGCAACGTATAtcgctctccgcgcgcgcgtatatattaAAGTATGACGAGATAATCGACAAGAGACACGTAATACGACTCGGAATTTCGTAGCGCGGAAGCGCAGCCGGCTTTCTGTGTGTGCAAGGTGCAGAATTTTAAGTGACAGACAGATCTTCGCGTGTATATTGAGTGACGTTAAGTTAAAAATGCTCGAGGTATATATACAGAATCGACACTCTGCAGCGCGTTTCGTATATCGCTGGGCGCCGATTTATTTGTTCACATATaggaacaaaaataataaacgtacgAATAACGAAAAAGAAACAACGCATCAGCGAGTAAAGTAGTACAGCTCTCGGTACATCTCAGTATTAGTCAGTCGACAAGAGGAAAACAAAACAGAACGATAGACGAGTTATAATGCAGCTCGAGATCACCAAGAATatcgataataattatatgtataaataatgttAATACCAAAAGatgttagagaaaaagaaggctgagtattgataaaaatagtATAAAACAGAGATCGAGAGAAATCttagttaaaaaaaagagaaaaaaggtaaGAAAGTATATTCgcatcaaatcaaaaactcGTATCGAGTCGGACGAAAACCTGTGCGTGACAGAGTATATATTAAAAACGTGTGAGATAAAAAAAGTAGAAGAAAAGTATAAAGAAAAGCGAAAATAAGTTTCCGGGGGACGGAGGAGACGACGTACATTGCTGTATTGTGAACCGCTTGAATGGTCCTCTTGGTCTAACGGCGTAACTAGCGGCGATGAGAAGCGTACGTTGCTCAGGTCCGGCAGCGAACCTGTGTTGTTGCCGATCGGAATTTGCTGTCCCGGCGGTTGTGAGCTTGGATACACGCTGCGAAACGAGGAAAAAACTGTTAgtcgattaaaaaataaattacataGTCTTGGTTATTACTCAAGTGTGTCAGCTATTTTTACACTTAACAAATTTAATAGAAAATACAGATACACAGTTGTCGCGTGACTGTACTCTAACGCTAATTCGAACACTTGTTCGATCCAAATCACTCCaatgataattattatagatAAGATAGCATAATCCAAACAGTAGAATGGAATACTGACTTTATGCCTGGCACTCTGGGCATGTCACAGGACGATCTCGGCCGTTCGATGAAGCCATGATGATGATGGGAATCTCCTCGGTTATCGTTGCTCGATCCTCCGTGGGCTCCTCGCTGTTGATCTGTTTGCAAAAAGAACATTATCGAATATTTCGTTCTTGTCCACACATAAAAGTACAAaggtttaaaaatttaatttaaaagtaaaaacacgtgcaaaTTTTACAACCGTACACATGTATGTACAATTGAATCAGTGGAAGACTCTTTCATAAAGAAAAGACCAGTACTAAAACAGGCTTACTATGAAAAGACTGGAATAATTAAAATGCgagaataataaaagtttGATTAAAGAAAAGGcacacaaaagtatttttaacacACAAACTCGCATGATTGTATAGACATTAAGAGTAAAAATAGCCCGGCTATACCCACCTAATCGCGTAACTTGATAATTCAAGTAAAATGCTTTGGATATCGTTAATTATTACCGAAAAGcgaacattatttatttttctttctaaaaagACTCCATCTCACGCGTGCCTCTATAATAGACAATAAACAGTCAAAGCAATCGTAAAAACTTGTAAAAGTTACAAGTCGCAGCGAAGAGACTCGCTACACTCGCCAAACGCAAAACGGACGAGTATATTGAAAAGTTCTTTGAAAATCTTCCTCGCCCTTTAACTCACACATGCACTTACAACAAGCTCTTAGCAGCAAGCACGCAATCATGGATAGAGAATGTTAAAAGACGAATAAAAACTCAGACTGACAGGCATCGCTACCTCGTCGATGGGTCATAGGCGAACCATGGCTCTGATGATGGCAAGCCTCGTTGGCGCTCTGGTGGAGAGCGGAGTCAGAGTTAGTACGCCGCCAGTGCGTCTCTGGAAGTGGCGGCGATAGATAAGGTACACCACTGTAGGGGGACGTGTCGTGACGCTTCTCGTGGCGCATCGGGCCCACACCCATACTCCGGCCTCGCTCGGTGCCACCGCCACCTCCGGGCTGCTGGACATTACCGGCCGGCGCCTGGCCTTGTCGGTAGCACAGCTGGCTCTGCTGCATCTCCTCCAGGTTGTTTAGCGCCGTCTGCGATGGGAAAGAAATCAGGATTAGTGAATGATTTGTTTGGCTTTGAAATTTACTGTATATAGTTCAAGCGCGGGTTTCATTCACGAGAGGGATTACTTTTCTAGAGAGATGCTTTTGATTATATGCgcgcattttttatttgtttcatTCTAATCTACCTATCGATACTCTAAggtcaaattaaaaaaaaaaacaaattgatcATAGGAAGGTACATATGAATGGATACAGTCTCACATGCACTAATCACAACAAACGTGCATCTAATCTATGCATCCAGAAGGCTGTCTCATAAAAACTGTCGCATACATCATCCATCCCTCGCAGCCTTGCGAAAAATTTGTTCTTTCACTTCGGCCAATCCTTTCTCAGCCGAACAATGAAATCGTCGCAGCCGTGCGCGGTCATTGTATTGAGATAATACAGCTTAGGGCCATTTACAGCTCCCCTCCTTTACGATTCCGTGTACGCAATCGTCGCGTGTTATTACGCCACGATTGCTAAACAAATTTCCAATCCACCTGCTCTGGGGGATCGCGATCGATGAAAAAGCTCGCTTCCTGGAATCCCCCGGTTCGAACCGGATACCAGCCACCCCCACCAAAAAGTTCACTCAACCCGCGCCTCCTCCGGGACCTATACGATcacctctatctctctcttttcacCTACATGTATACAGGAATATACatcagccgagagagagagagagagagcccgcgGCGAGCATCATCCCCCGGTTGCTGCACACGTGCTCTCACTCtcggcgctgcagcagcagcagcagcgcgacggCGGTGGCTCCGATCAATACTCAGCGCGGAGGCACTTACGCGCAAGCCTGCGCTGGCTCTACCTGTGCACGCGCTTTGCGTGTGCATACTGTgcttctctcgttctctctctctctcgctctctctctctctctctctctctctctctctctctctctctctctctctctctctctctctccctctttctcgctGGTGGACGTATATACAGCGCACAGGTGTGTAGCCGAAGAGGCGGGGGAGTCGAGGCGACGAATGTCCCTAGAGGCGGAAAGTTTGCGCGGGTGAATTTTGAATGGCCGGATGAGTTCGGcaattctttttcttttatttccaTGGCTATTGTGAGGGAATTTCTCGAGAACGGGATATACGTAACGCAACTTGAAAAGTTTCGAGAGCTTATACTGTCCGCAGCTTTGTTCGACGCGACTAGAGACGAGTGTGTATACCCTAAACTATAGAAAAGTTGAACTTAATTTTCCGGCTATTCACAAGGCACTAATAAAAAGCCAAAACTAGGCGAAACAAATTCCAATGCCTCTCCCAACCGATCGATTTACCGATCGTTCGATCGTTTGCCCCATCTCCCCATTTCGCTCCAAATCCATACAA is from Nasonia vitripennis strain AsymCx chromosome 1, Nvit_psr_1.1, whole genome shotgun sequence and encodes:
- the LOC100116193 gene encoding CREB-regulated transcription coactivator 1 isoform X21 — translated: MANPRKFSEKIALINQKEAEETARFEAIMKEVSDVTSKTALNNLEEMQQSQLCYRQGQAPAGNVQQPGGGGGTERGRSMGVGPMRHEKRHDTSPYSGVPYLSPPLPETHWRRTNSDSALHQSANEACHHQSHGSPMTHRRGSDAYQQRGAHGGSSNDNRGDSHHHHGFIERPRSSCDMPRVPGINVYPSSQPPGQQIPIGNNTGSLPDLSNVRFSSPLVTPLDQEDHSSGSQYSNNHLSVPVNHRFLHSCKGLTQENNTSASQQDLRVAGYSPQQQNVTGTTSPGIPQQHPVAHSPGHYVYQQPHSPVAPQSPNASQAQVHPQNTQGPFNSLNYRTTQMVNRPSPQSSPSITYQESPLSYSNNASAPSSPTGHHGPPNLSLDSQDQNVFINQVHADFEQFSMAPIDWAQMMQQLEDTGYTLSTPLDEMDSPSTTIGPYMNSPSHSGTYAQNDILSVTSELGSGDGGYFSTSPLQPLGYHARTPTTTQQLTPQTPNTPTITLTDCSLGPDDFGPSIAASFGTDIFATDDALGCQELSAMRQEDINALRQGLGPLDLDELQRLANSDMVISDPTTEADFRLEQR
- the LOC100116193 gene encoding CREB-regulated transcription coactivator 1 isoform X13, with the protein product MANPRKFSEKIALINQKEAEETARFEAIMKEVSDVTSKVASANASPTSTAAASTSSSAGTSRQATASAAVPAGPEAAPTRPLSVKSAGASPPQSSGKLLHINLGQQYRAGSLPNVNANNAVGAGQSNVPELTGKDILLIGQIATSATLHSIDLKTALNNLEEMQQSQLCYRQGQAPAGNVQQPGGGGGTERGRSMGVGPMRHEKRHDTSPYSGVPYLSPPLPETHWRRTNSDSALHQSANEACHHQSHGSPMTHRRGSDAYQQRGAHGGSSNDNRGDSHHHHGFIERPRSSCDMPRVPGINVYPSSQPPGQQIPIGNNTGSLPDLSNVRFSSPLVTPLDQEDHSSGSQYSNQGLTQENNTSASQQDLRVAGYSPQQQNVTGTTSPGIPQQHPVAHSPGHYVYQQPHSPVAPQSPNASQAQVHPQNTQGPFNSLNYRTTQMVNRPSPQSSPSITYQESPLSYSNNASAPSSPTGHHGPPNLSLDSQDQNVFINQVHADFEQFSMMDSPSTTIGPYMNSPSHSGTYAQNDILSVTSELGSGDGGYFSTSPLQPLGYHARTPTTTQQLTPQTPNTPTITLTDCSLGPDDFGPSIAASFGTDIFATDDALGCQELSAMRQEDINALRQGLGPLDLDELQRLANSDMVISDPTTEADFRLEQR
- the LOC100116193 gene encoding CREB-regulated transcription coactivator 1 isoform X15, with amino-acid sequence MANPRKFSEKIALINQKEAEETARFEAIMKEVSDVTSKVASANASPTSTAAASTSSSAGTSRQATASAAVPAGPEAAPTRPLSVKSAGASPPQSSGKLLHINLGQQYRAGSLPNVNANNAVGAGQSNVPELTGKDILLIGQIATSATLHSIDLKTALNNLEEMQQSQLCYRQGQAPAGNVQQPGGGGGTERGRSMGVGPMRHEKRHDTSPYSGVPYLSPPLPETHWRRTNSDSALHQSANEACHHQSHGSPMTHRRDQQRGAHGGSSNDNRGDSHHHHGFIERPRSSCDMPRVPGINVYPSSQPPGQQIPIGNNTGSLPDLSNVRFSSPLVTPLDQEDHSSGSQYSNQGLTQENNTSASQQDLRVAGYSPQQQNVTGTTSPGIPQQHPVAHSPGHYVYQQPHSPVAPQSPNASQAQVHPQNTQGPFNSLNYRTTQMVNRPSPQSSPSITYQESPLSYSNNASAPSSPTGHHGPPNLSLDSQDQNVFINQVHADFEQFSMMDSPSTTIGPYMNSPSHSGTYAQNDILSVTSELGSGDGGYFSTSPLQPLGYHARTPTTTQQLTPQTPNTPTITLTDCSLGPDDFGPSIAASFGTDIFATDDALGCQELSAMRQEDINALRQGLGPLDLDELQRLANSDMVISDPTTEADFRLEQR
- the LOC100116193 gene encoding CREB-regulated transcription coactivator 1 isoform X7; this translates as MANPRKFSEKIALINQKEAEETARFEAIMKEVSDVTSKVASANASPTSTAAASTSSSAGTSRQATASAAVPAGPEAAPTRPLSVKSAGASPPQSSGKLLHINLGQQYRAGSLPNVNANNAVGAGQSNVPELTGKDILLIGQIATSATLHSIDLKTALNNLEEMQQSQLCYRQGQAPAGNVQQPGGGGGTERGRSMGVGPMRHEKRHDTSPYSGVPYLSPPLPETHWRRTNSDSALHQSANEACHHQSHGSPMTHRRGSDAYQQRGAHGGSSNDNRGDSHHHHGFIERPRSSCDMPRVPGINVYPSSQPPGQQIPIGNNTGSLPDLSNVRFSSPLVTPLDQEDHSSGSQYSNSPQTSHQSPQTSPTTLSPTSLVQAASAQNHLSVPVNHRFLHSCKQGLTQENNTSASQQDLRVAGYSPQQQNVTGTTSPGIPQQHPVAHSPGHYVYQQPHSPVAPQSPNASQAQVHPQNTQGPFNSLNYRTTQMVNRPSPQSSPSITYQESPLSYSNNASAPSSPTGHHGPPNLSLDSQDQNVFINQVHADFEQFSMMDSPSTTIGPYMNSPSHSGTYAQNDILSVTSELGSGDGGYFSTSPLQPLGYHARTPTTTQQLTPQTPNTPTITLTDCSLGPDDFGPSIAASFGTDIFATDDALGCQELSAMRQEDINALRQGLGPLDLDELQRLANSDMVISDPTTEADFRLEQR
- the LOC100116193 gene encoding CREB-regulated transcription coactivator 1 isoform X19; translated protein: MANPRKFSEKIALINQKEAEETARFEAIMKEVSDVTSKTALNNLEEMQQSQLCYRQGQAPAGNVQQPGGGGGTERGRSMGVGPMRHEKRHDTSPYSGVPYLSPPLPETHWRRTNSDSALHQSANEACHHQSHGSPMTHRRDQQRGAHGGSSNDNRGDSHHHHGFIERPRSSCDMPRVPGINVYPSSQPPGQQIPIGNNTGSLPDLSNVRFSSPLVTPLDQEDHSSGSQYSNSPQTSHQSPQTSPTTLSPTSLVQAASAQNHLSVPVNHRFLHSCKQGLTQENNTSASQQDLRVAGYSPQQQNVTGTTSPGIPQQHPVAHSPGHYVYQQPHSPVAPQSPNASQAQVHPQNTQGPFNSLNYRTTQMVNRPSPQSSPSITYQESPLSYSNNASAPSSPTGHHGPPNLSLDSQDQNVFINQVHADFEQFSMAPIDWAQMMQQLEDTGYTLSTPLDEMDSPSTTIGPYMNSPSHSGTYAQNDILSVTSELGSGDGGYFSTSPLQPLGYHARTPTTTQQLTPQTPNTPTITLTDCSLGPDDFGPSIAASFGTDIFATDDALGCQELSAMRQEDINALRQGLGPLDLDELQRLANSDMVISDPTTEADFRLEQR
- the LOC100116193 gene encoding CREB-regulated transcription coactivator 1 isoform X9, with product MANPRKFSEKIALINQKEAEETARFEAIMKEVSDVTSKVASANASPTSTAAASTSSSAGTSRQATASAAVPAGPEAAPTRPLSVKSAGASPPQSSGKLLHINLGQQYRAGSLPNVNANNAVGAGQSNVPELTGKDILLIGQIATSATLHSIDLKTALNNLEEMQQSQLCYRQGQAPAGNVQQPGGGGGTERGRSMGVGPMRHEKRHDTSPYSGVPYLSPPLPETHWRRTNSDSALHQSANEACHHQSHGSPMTHRRGSDAYQQRGAHGGSSNDNRGDSHHHHGFIERPRSSCDMPRVPGINVYPSSQPPGQQIPIGNNTGSLPDLSNVRFSSPLVTPLDQEDHSSGSQYSNNHLSVPVNHRFLHSCKGLTQENNTSASQQDLRVAGYSPQQQNVTGTTSPGIPQQHPVAHSPGHYVYQQPHSPVAPQSPNASQAQVHPQNTQGPFNSLNYRTTQMVNRPSPQSSPSITYQESPLSYSNNASAPSSPTGHHGPPNLSLDSQDQNVFINQVHADFEQFSMAPIDWAQMMQQLEDTGYTLSTPLDEMDSPSTTIGPYMNSPSHSGTYAQNDILSVTSELGSGDGGYFSTSPLQPLGYHARTPTTTQQLTPQTPNTPTITLTDCSLGPDDFGPSIAASFGTDIFATDDALGCQELSAMRQEDINALRQGLGPLDLDELQRLANSDMVISDPTTEADFRLEQR
- the LOC100116193 gene encoding CREB-regulated transcription coactivator 1 isoform X14 → MANPRKFSEKIALINQKEAEETARFEAIMKEVSDVTSKVASANASPTSTAAASTSSSAGTSRQATASAAVPAGPEAAPTRPLSVKSAGASPPQSSGKLLHINLGQQYRAGSLPNVNANNAVGAGQSNVPELTGKDILLIGQIATSATLHSIDLKTALNNLEEMQQSQLCYRQGQAPAGNVQQPGGGGGTERGRSMGVGPMRHEKRHDTSPYSGVPYLSPPLPETHWRRTNSDSALHQSANEACHHQSHGSPMTHRRGSDAYQQRGAHGGSSNDNRGDSHHHHGFIERPRSSCDMPRVPGINVYPSSQPPGQQIPIGNNTGSLPDLSNVRFSSPLVTPLDQEDHSSGSQYSNGLTQENNTSASQQDLRVAGYSPQQQNVTGTTSPGIPQQHPVAHSPGHYVYQQPHSPVAPQSPNASQAQVHPQNTQGPFNSLNYRTTQMVNRPSPQSSPSITYQESPLSYSNNASAPSSPTGHHGPPNLSLDSQDQNVFINQVHADFEQFSMMDSPSTTIGPYMNSPSHSGTYAQNDILSVTSELGSGDGGYFSTSPLQPLGYHARTPTTTQQLTPQTPNTPTITLTDCSLGPDDFGPSIAASFGTDIFATDDALGCQELSAMRQEDINALRQGLGPLDLDELQRLANSDMVISDPTTEADFRLEQR
- the LOC100116193 gene encoding CREB-regulated transcription coactivator 1 isoform X18; amino-acid sequence: MANPRKFSEKIALINQKEAEETARFEAIMKEVSDVTSKTALNNLEEMQQSQLCYRQGQAPAGNVQQPGGGGGTERGRSMGVGPMRHEKRHDTSPYSGVPYLSPPLPETHWRRTNSDSALHQSANEACHHQSHGSPMTHRRGSDAYQQRGAHGGSSNDNRGDSHHHHGFIERPRSSCDMPRVPGINVYPSSQPPGQQIPIGNNTGSLPDLSNVRFSSPLVTPLDQEDHSSGSQYSNSPQTSHQSPQTSPTTLSPTSLVQAASAQNHLSVPVNHRFLHSCKQGLTQENNTSASQQDLRVAGYSPQQQNVTGTTSPGIPQQHPVAHSPGHYVYQQPHSPVAPQSPNASQAQVHPQNTQGPFNSLNYRTTQMVNRPSPQSSPSITYQESPLSYSNNASAPSSPTGHHGPPNLSLDSQDQNVFINQVHADFEQFSMAPIDWAQMMQQLEDTGYTLSTPLDEMDSPSTTIGPYMNSPSHSGTYAQNDILSVTSELGSGDGGYFSTSPLQPLGYHARTPTTTQQLTPQTPNTPTITLTDCSLGPDDFGPSIAASFGTDIFATDDALGCQELSAMRQEDINALRQGLGPLDLDELQRLANSDMVISDPTTEADFRLEQR
- the LOC100116193 gene encoding CREB-regulated transcription coactivator 1 isoform X17, encoding MANPRKFSEKIALINQKEAEETARFEAIMKEVSDVTSKVASANASPTSTAAASTSSSAGTSRQATASAAVPAGPEAAPTRPLSVKSAGASPPQSSGKLLHINLGQQYRAGSLPNVNANNAVGAGQSNVPELTGKDILLIGQIATSATLHSIDLKTALNNLEEMQQSQLCYRQGQAPAGNVQQPGGGGGTERGRSMGVGPMRHEKRHDTSPYSGVPYLSPPLPETHWRRTNSDSALHQSANEACHHQSHGSPMTHRRDQQRGAHGGSSNDNRGDSHHHHGFIERPRSSCDMPRVPGINVYPSSQPPGQQIPIGNNTGSLPDLSNVRFSSPLVTPLDQEDHSSGSQYSNGLTQENNTSASQQDLRVAGYSPQQQNVTGTTSPGIPQQHPVAHSPGHYVYQQPHSPVAPQSPNASQAQVHPQNTQGPFNSLNYRTTQMVNRPSPQSSPSITYQESPLSYSNNASAPSSPTGHHGPPNLSLDSQDQNVFINQVHADFEQFSMMDSPSTTIGPYMNSPSHSGTYAQNDILSVTSELGSGDGGYFSTSPLQPLGYHARTPTTTQQLTPQTPNTPTITLTDCSLGPDDFGPSIAASFGTDIFATDDALGCQELSAMRQEDINALRQGLGPLDLDELQRLANSDMVISDPTTEADFRLEQR
- the LOC100116193 gene encoding CREB-regulated transcription coactivator 1 isoform X8; protein product: MANPRKFSEKIALINQKEAEETARFEAIMKEVSDVTSKVASANASPTSTAAASTSSSAGTSRQATASAAVPAGPEAAPTRPLSVKSAGASPPQSSGKLLHINLGQQYRAGSLPNVNANNAVGAGQSNVPELTGKDILLIGQIATSATLHSIDLKTALNNLEEMQQSQLCYRQGQAPAGNVQQPGGGGGTERGRSMGVGPMRHEKRHDTSPYSGVPYLSPPLPETHWRRTNSDSALHQSANEACHHQSHGSPMTHRRGSDAYQQRGAHGGSSNDNRGDSHHHHGFIERPRSSCDMPRVPGINVYPSSQPPGQQIPIGNNTGSLPDLSNVRFSSPLVTPLDQEDHSSGSQYSNNHLSVPVNHRFLHSCKQGLTQENNTSASQQDLRVAGYSPQQQNVTGTTSPGIPQQHPVAHSPGHYVYQQPHSPVAPQSPNASQAQVHPQNTQGPFNSLNYRTTQMVNRPSPQSSPSITYQESPLSYSNNASAPSSPTGHHGPPNLSLDSQDQNVFINQVHADFEQFSMAPIDWAQMMQQLEDTGYTLSTPLDEMDSPSTTIGPYMNSPSHSGTYAQNDILSVTSELGSGDGGYFSTSPLQPLGYHARTPTTTQQLTPQTPNTPTITLTDCSLGPDDFGPSIAASFGTDIFATDDALGCQELSAMRQEDINALRQGLGPLDLDELQRLANSDMVISDPTTEADFRLEQR
- the LOC100116193 gene encoding CREB-regulated transcription coactivator 1 isoform X4, yielding MANPRKFSEKIALINQKEAEETARFEAIMKEVSDVTSKVASANASPTSTAAASTSSSAGTSRQATASAAVPAGPEAAPTRPLSVKSAGASPPQSSGKLLHINLGQQYRAGSLPNVNANNAVGAGQSNVPELTGKDILLIGQIATSATLHSIDLKTALNNLEEMQQSQLCYRQGQAPAGNVQQPGGGGGTERGRSMGVGPMRHEKRHDTSPYSGVPYLSPPLPETHWRRTNSDSALHQSANEACHHQSHGSPMTHRRGSDAYQQRGAHGGSSNDNRGDSHHHHGFIERPRSSCDMPRVPGINVYPSSQPPGQQIPIGNNTGSLPDLSNVRFSSPLVTPLDQEDHSSGSQYSNSPQTSHQSPQTSPTTLSPTSLVQAASAQQGLTQENNTSASQQDLRVAGYSPQQQNVTGTTSPGIPQQHPVAHSPGHYVYQQPHSPVAPQSPNASQAQVHPQNTQGPFNSLNYRTTQMVNRPSPQSSPSITYQESPLSYSNNASAPSSPTGHHGPPNLSLDSQDQNVFINQVHADFEQFSMAPIDWAQMMQQLEDTGYTLSTPLDEMDSPSTTIGPYMNSPSHSGTYAQNDILSVTSELGSGDGGYFSTSPLQPLGYHARTPTTTQQLTPQTPNTPTITLTDCSLGPDDFGPSIAASFGTDIFATDDALGCQELSAMRQEDINALRQGLGPLDLDELQRLANSDMVISDPTTEADFRLEQR
- the LOC100116193 gene encoding CREB-regulated transcription coactivator 1 isoform X10 is translated as MANPRKFSEKIALINQKEAEETARFEAIMKEVSDVTSKVASANASPTSTAAASTSSSAGTSRQATASAAVPAGPEAAPTRPLSVKSAGASPPQSSGKLLHINLGQQYRAGSLPNVNANNAVGAGQSNVPELTGKDILLIGQIATSATLHSIDLKTALNNLEEMQQSQLCYRQGQAPAGNVQQPGGGGGTERGRSMGVGPMRHEKRHDTSPYSGVPYLSPPLPETHWRRTNSDSALHQSANEACHHQSHGSPMTHRRGSDAYQQRGAHGGSSNDNRGDSHHHHGFIERPRSSCDMPRVPGINVYPSSQPPGQQIPIGNNTGSLPDLSNVRFSSPLVTPLDQEDHSSGSQYSNQGLTQENNTSASQQDLRVAGYSPQQQNVTGTTSPGIPQQHPVAHSPGHYVYQQPHSPVAPQSPNASQAQVHPQNTQGPFNSLNYRTTQMVNRPSPQSSPSITYQESPLSYSNNASAPSSPTGHHGPPNLSLDSQDQNVFINQVHADFEQFSMAPIDWAQMMQQLEDTGYTLSTPLDEMDSPSTTIGPYMNSPSHSGTYAQNDILSVTSELGSGDGGYFSTSPLQPLGYHARTPTTTQQLTPQTPNTPTITLTDCSLGPDDFGPSIAASFGTDIFATDDALGCQELSAMRQEDINALRQGLGPLDLDELQRLANSDMVISDPTTEADFRLEQR